A stretch of the Halococcus salsus genome encodes the following:
- a CDS encoding copper-translocating P-type ATPase — MSEHSIRDETERGNEPATTDTPPTHRPGDSGDDIAQTDHSGHEEMFRRRFWISLALSIPVIVFSEFIQDIFNYTAPVFPGSEWITPILSVVVFAYGGVPFLSMARTELENREPGMMMLISLAITVAFVYSLASLVLPGTTPFFWELVTLIDIMLLGHWMEMRSVRQASGALDELAKLMPDTAERVTEGGDTEEVPIDELTEDDVVLVRPGASVPADGEVIEGESSVDESMITGESRPVDKDPGSEVVAGTVNQDGSLRVRVTTTGEETTLAGIMRLVDEAQQSKSRTQLLADQAAGWLFYVALGVAALTLVGWVIATGFNIMVLERVVTVLVIACPHALGLAVPLVVAINTSTAAQNGMLIRDRIAMEESRNLDTVMFDKTGTLTKGEQGVVGVETAEDWDEARAFGVAAAVEGDSEHMIARAIRNAADERDVDRPQVSEFENLRGLGVRATVDGTTVHLGGPNLLRKFDIERSESITSFAEEAGANAQTVIYLVREETDVVAAFALADVIREESHQTIRALHDMDIEVAMITGDSEDVAAAVSEELDIDQYFAEVLPEEKDQMVTQLQEEGKLVAMVGDGVNDAPALTRADVGIAIGSGTDVAIESGDIILVENNPLDVMRLVRLSKASYRKMQENLVWATGYNVFALPLAAGVLAPIGILLSPAVGAVFMSLSTIIVAINARRLRGVDLS, encoded by the coding sequence ATGAGCGAACATTCGATACGTGACGAAACCGAACGAGGAAACGAACCTGCAACCACCGACACACCGCCGACCCACCGGCCCGGCGATAGCGGCGATGACATCGCTCAGACGGACCACTCAGGTCACGAGGAGATGTTCCGCCGACGCTTCTGGATATCGCTGGCTCTCTCGATTCCAGTCATCGTCTTCAGCGAATTCATCCAGGATATCTTCAACTACACCGCACCTGTCTTCCCCGGCAGTGAATGGATAACGCCGATTCTCTCGGTAGTCGTCTTCGCGTATGGGGGCGTGCCGTTCCTCTCGATGGCGCGGACGGAGCTCGAAAACCGCGAGCCGGGCATGATGATGCTCATCTCGCTGGCGATCACCGTCGCGTTCGTCTACTCGCTGGCGAGCCTCGTCCTTCCGGGGACGACGCCGTTTTTCTGGGAGCTCGTAACGCTGATCGACATCATGCTGCTGGGCCACTGGATGGAGATGCGCTCGGTCCGGCAGGCCTCGGGTGCACTTGACGAGCTCGCAAAGCTCATGCCCGACACCGCAGAGCGCGTCACCGAGGGCGGCGACACCGAGGAAGTTCCGATTGATGAGTTGACCGAGGACGACGTCGTGCTCGTCCGTCCGGGCGCGAGCGTCCCTGCCGACGGCGAAGTCATCGAGGGCGAGTCATCGGTCGACGAGTCGATGATAACCGGCGAGTCCCGTCCGGTCGACAAAGATCCTGGTAGCGAAGTCGTCGCCGGGACGGTCAACCAGGACGGCAGCCTCCGTGTGCGGGTGACCACGACGGGTGAGGAGACGACGCTGGCGGGTATCATGCGTCTCGTCGATGAAGCTCAGCAGTCGAAATCCCGGACGCAGTTGCTCGCCGACCAGGCGGCGGGCTGGCTGTTCTACGTCGCGTTGGGTGTTGCGGCTCTCACGCTGGTCGGCTGGGTCATCGCAACTGGCTTCAACATCATGGTCCTCGAACGTGTCGTCACCGTCCTCGTCATCGCGTGTCCGCACGCGCTTGGACTCGCGGTCCCACTCGTAGTTGCAATCAACACCTCGACCGCGGCCCAGAACGGGATGCTCATCCGCGACCGCATTGCCATGGAAGAGTCCCGGAATCTCGATACAGTGATGTTCGATAAAACTGGGACGCTCACCAAGGGTGAGCAGGGCGTCGTCGGCGTCGAGACGGCTGAAGACTGGGACGAAGCACGGGCGTTTGGCGTGGCTGCGGCCGTCGAGGGCGACTCCGAGCACATGATCGCCCGTGCCATCCGGAACGCGGCCGACGAGCGCGACGTCGACCGTCCGCAGGTCTCGGAGTTCGAGAACCTCCGTGGTCTCGGCGTCCGCGCTACCGTGGATGGGACGACTGTGCATCTCGGCGGACCGAACCTCCTCAGAAAATTCGACATCGAGCGGTCCGAATCCATCACGTCGTTCGCCGAAGAAGCCGGCGCGAACGCACAGACGGTCATCTATCTCGTCCGCGAGGAAACCGATGTGGTCGCCGCGTTCGCACTCGCGGACGTCATCCGCGAGGAGAGCCACCAAACGATCCGAGCGCTCCATGATATGGACATCGAGGTGGCGATGATCACCGGCGATTCCGAGGACGTCGCGGCCGCGGTTTCCGAAGAGTTAGACATCGACCAGTACTTCGCTGAGGTGCTTCCCGAGGAGAAGGATCAAATGGTCACGCAGCTGCAAGAGGAGGGAAAGCTCGTTGCAATGGTCGGCGATGGAGTCAACGATGCACCCGCGTTGACGCGGGCCGATGTCGGTATCGCCATCGGCTCCGGTACTGACGTGGCCATTGAATCTGGCGACATCATCCTCGTCGAGAACAACCCGCTCGACGTGATGCGGCTCGTGCGCCTCTCGAAGGCGAGCTACCGGAAGATGCAGGAGAATCTCGTCTGGGCGACCGGCTACAACGTCTTCGCGCTCCCGCTCGCCGCGGGGGTACTCGCACCGATCGGTATCCTGCTTTCGCCCGCAGTGGGCGCAGTATTCATGTCGCTGTCGACGATTATCGTCGCCATCAACGCCCGCCGACTCCGCGGAGTAGACCTCTCGTGA
- a CDS encoding pentapeptide repeat-containing protein has product MHDSKTPISRMRTNRRHLSNTTLRRAMLRETTLTDATLKETLLVDADLTEADLEYAAMIRTDLRGADLTGAHFYGSVHDNCRIDH; this is encoded by the coding sequence ATGCACGATTCGAAGACGCCGATCTCTCGGATGCGGACTAACCGACGCCACCTCAGCAACACGACTCTCAGGCGCGCGATGCTTCGTGAGACGACCTTGACGGATGCAACGCTCAAAGAGACGCTTCTGGTTGACGCCGATCTTACCGAGGCGGACCTAGAGTACGCAGCGATGATCCGAACCGATCTCCGCGGGGCGGATCTCACCGGGGCTCACTTCTACGGGAGTGTCCACGACAACTGCCGGATCGACCACTGA
- a CDS encoding heavy-metal-associated domain-containing protein, translating into MTTTITVEGMSCEHCEQTVEEALQGISGVSDVRADHEAENATIEGDPDSDAIVRAVEDTGYEASV; encoded by the coding sequence ATGACGACGACAATCACAGTCGAAGGAATGAGCTGCGAGCACTGTGAACAGACTGTCGAGGAGGCACTTCAGGGCATCTCCGGCGTCTCGGATGTCCGTGCGGATCACGAGGCGGAAAACGCCACAATTGAGGGTGACCCTGACAGCGACGCCATCGTCCGAGCAGTCGAAGACACGGGTTACGAAGCCTCGGTGTGA
- a CDS encoding pentapeptide repeat-containing protein has protein sequence MSIGSSLSFADCTLRNACLTNATLRNADCSRADLSRANCTGCDFSDSVLDATCLDRATLDGADLSHVSGAEVTLVGATLVGADLSHARFEDADLSDAD, from the coding sequence GTGTCGATAGGTTCTTCCCTCTCGTTTGCGGACTGTACGCTCCGGAATGCCTGTCTGACAAACGCAACCCTACGGAACGCCGACTGTAGTCGCGCCGATCTCTCCCGAGCGAACTGTACTGGGTGTGACTTTTCGGATAGCGTTCTCGACGCCACCTGCCTGGATCGTGCTACGCTCGATGGGGCGGATCTCTCACACGTCAGCGGGGCGGAGGTGACCCTCGTTGGCGCTACGCTCGTCGGTGCCGATCTCTCGCATGCACGATTCGAAGACGCCGATCTCTCGGATGCGGACTAA
- a CDS encoding winged helix-turn-helix transcriptional regulator, translated as MRDLDETDLEILDLLLSDARQPWSEIAEVVDLSPPAVSERVKRLQEIGIIRRFTVDVDRSQLYEGVPILLKLTVKSERFESVRAELLEAEAVEYVFTTAEHDLLCYALVVDGDVPTWLAEILDVRSIKDYDVQLLTGVKWTPTLRETKFALTCAECGNTVTREGTAARIGDELHQFCCSSCEARFEEQYERMEEEATG; from the coding sequence ATGCGCGATCTCGATGAAACGGACCTCGAAATCCTCGACCTGTTGCTGAGCGATGCACGTCAGCCGTGGAGCGAAATCGCCGAGGTGGTTGATCTGTCGCCACCGGCTGTCTCAGAGCGTGTCAAGCGGCTACAGGAGATAGGCATCATCCGTCGCTTTACCGTCGATGTCGACCGGTCACAGCTTTACGAGGGCGTTCCCATTCTCCTGAAGCTCACGGTTAAATCGGAACGGTTCGAATCCGTCCGTGCAGAGCTTCTCGAAGCCGAAGCAGTCGAATACGTGTTCACGACCGCCGAACACGATCTCCTCTGCTACGCACTCGTTGTCGATGGCGATGTCCCAACGTGGCTTGCAGAGATACTCGACGTACGGAGCATCAAGGACTACGACGTACAGCTTCTGACGGGTGTCAAATGGACGCCCACCCTCAGGGAAACGAAGTTCGCTCTGACGTGTGCTGAGTGCGGCAATACCGTCACCCGTGAAGGGACTGCCGCCCGTATCGGCGACGAACTCCACCAGTTCTGCTGTTCCTCGTGTGAAGCCCGGTTTGAAGAGCAGTACGAACGGATGGAAGAGGAAGCAACAGGGTAG
- a CDS encoding DUF63 family protein: MSQSGVRTRAATGFATGAALSVGGLLCLSSLLSDVGHVHVLWPTVSVLGAVALTAMVWVAVHRASPPVSKQAGWMGVFVVFGQAIDAVSTAVGVDILAVSEQVPLSRAVLNLAATLPTASIIGVGWLFVVLKLSLATGLVWVVATDSETTPLGTRLLFLAAGLAGFLPGVRNLVLYALA, encoded by the coding sequence ATGAGCCAGAGTGGTGTTCGCACGCGGGCAGCGACGGGGTTCGCCACCGGTGCGGCACTCTCTGTGGGAGGACTTCTATGTCTATCCTCGCTTTTGAGTGATGTTGGCCACGTGCACGTCCTATGGCCTACTGTTAGTGTTCTCGGAGCGGTTGCACTCACAGCCATGGTCTGGGTTGCTGTCCATCGCGCCTCGCCACCGGTATCCAAACAGGCTGGCTGGATGGGTGTGTTCGTCGTCTTCGGACAGGCGATTGACGCGGTTTCGACGGCAGTCGGCGTCGACATTCTCGCCGTGTCCGAGCAGGTGCCGCTTTCACGCGCCGTCTTAAATCTCGCTGCGACGCTCCCCACCGCATCGATAATCGGCGTCGGATGGCTCTTCGTCGTCCTCAAGCTGAGTCTCGCAACGGGTCTGGTCTGGGTAGTCGCCACCGACAGCGAAACGACGCCGCTCGGGACGCGGCTTCTCTTTCTCGCAGCGGGGCTCGCCGGTTTCCTCCCCGGAGTTCGAAACCTCGTCCTCTATGCGCTGGCGTGA
- a CDS encoding class I SAM-dependent methyltransferase — protein MSERGRSIYDWWSRHERLFNRLYDVAFLGRETELRERAVKSLALDSGERVLELGCGLGNSFEALRTRVGSQGAVVGVDYSHGMVERAAERVRQAGWRNVHLVHGDSGRLGADDGAFDAVYAAMTLSAMPNPADAVDTAYRALRPGGRIVVLDAQPFQEFPWTILNPVIVPLSKYTTNWFPEENIPTALASRFGSTTVATFNGGTIFIATARKPKQNDEI, from the coding sequence GTGAGCGAGCGCGGTCGGTCGATCTACGACTGGTGGAGTCGTCACGAACGCCTGTTCAACCGACTGTACGATGTCGCCTTCCTCGGTCGTGAGACCGAACTCCGCGAGCGGGCGGTGAAGTCGCTTGCGCTCGACTCCGGCGAGCGCGTACTGGAACTCGGCTGTGGTCTGGGCAACTCCTTCGAAGCGCTTCGCACTCGTGTGGGGAGCCAGGGAGCTGTAGTCGGCGTGGACTACAGCCACGGAATGGTGGAGCGCGCCGCCGAACGGGTTCGGCAGGCAGGCTGGAGGAACGTTCATCTAGTACATGGTGATTCAGGGCGTCTCGGAGCCGATGACGGGGCGTTCGATGCGGTCTATGCTGCAATGACGCTGAGTGCCATGCCGAATCCAGCAGACGCGGTCGACACGGCGTACCGAGCGCTGCGTCCCGGCGGTCGGATTGTCGTCCTCGACGCGCAGCCATTTCAAGAGTTCCCGTGGACGATTCTCAACCCCGTGATCGTCCCTCTCTCGAAGTACACGACGAACTGGTTTCCCGAGGAAAACATCCCAACAGCGCTCGCCAGCCGATTCGGATCAACGACGGTAGCCACATTCAACGGTGGAACGATTTTCATCGCTACCGCACGAAAACCGAAGCAGAACGACGAGATATAG
- a CDS encoding DUF302 domain-containing protein: MTYTLTTTADESLDEAVAATTDALEDEGFGVLSDIDVRETLKQKLDVDTRQYRILGACNPQLAHEGLDEEPELGALLPCNVIVYESDDSVTVSAVDPGQLVGITDNPALDSIAEEVYERFERVLETVGEEA; encoded by the coding sequence ATGACGTACACGCTCACCACGACCGCCGACGAATCGCTCGACGAAGCAGTGGCCGCGACAACTGATGCACTTGAAGACGAAGGATTCGGTGTCCTCAGCGATATCGATGTCCGTGAGACGCTCAAACAGAAACTCGACGTCGACACTCGACAGTACCGCATCCTCGGTGCATGTAACCCACAGCTCGCCCACGAAGGTCTCGACGAAGAACCCGAACTGGGTGCGCTCCTGCCATGCAACGTCATCGTCTACGAATCCGACGACAGTGTGACCGTGAGCGCGGTCGATCCCGGACAGCTCGTCGGCATCACCGACAACCCCGCGCTTGATTCCATCGCCGAAGAAGTCTACGAGCGCTTCGAGCGCGTCCTTGAAACCGTTGGCGAGGAGGCGTGA
- a CDS encoding multicopper oxidase family protein: protein MLAGCSSSSSSTDSSTPTVASAPASAEPSPEAATSQSPTVPKNADQQRTLTATTGPISPNGTERSNPAWLYDGQTPGPELRVAEGDVLQVSLENQLPDPTTIHWHGIPLANPMDGVPNVTQAPVEPDGTFTYTFEAVPAGTYFYHSHIGLQLDRHLIGPLIVEEESPHVAFDRDIVVIFNDYLRGAPQPESEWAVQGGGGMGGGMGGGMGRNQMDGGLNMASRPDYAGLLANGRLPSNPSEFTIEKGEWLRVRFINASGATTFRVGLGGHRLNITHADGQPVEPVTTDSFAFGPGERYDAVVEANNPGAWAIEARSVDGDEQPATATLRYEGATGTPRKPSFDGNQLGYGDLHAVESIEGLQGSPDRTFDVTLSAGRGPGTWLINGQRFPDADPFAVKAGEHVRIRLNNRSPVAHPMHLHGHFFHVGDVLKDTVMVPGHMGRVTIDFLADNPGEWLFHCHNIYHLDGGMGRIIEYTG, encoded by the coding sequence ATGCTTGCCGGCTGTTCGTCTTCGTCGTCGAGCACCGATTCGTCCACGCCGACCGTGGCTTCGGCCCCAGCAAGCGCCGAGCCATCGCCCGAAGCAGCCACCTCGCAGTCACCGACCGTCCCGAAAAACGCTGATCAGCAGCGAACGCTCACTGCCACGACCGGCCCGATTTCGCCCAACGGAACCGAACGCTCGAATCCCGCATGGCTCTACGACGGACAGACGCCCGGACCGGAACTGCGGGTCGCCGAGGGCGACGTGCTTCAGGTCAGCCTCGAAAACCAGCTGCCCGACCCAACGACGATACACTGGCACGGGATTCCGCTCGCCAACCCGATGGACGGCGTGCCGAACGTCACGCAAGCGCCCGTCGAACCCGACGGCACGTTCACCTACACCTTCGAAGCGGTCCCGGCCGGGACGTATTTCTATCACAGTCATATTGGGCTACAGCTCGACCGCCACCTCATCGGCCCGCTCATCGTCGAGGAGGAGTCGCCACACGTTGCGTTCGACCGCGACATCGTCGTGATCTTCAACGATTACCTGCGGGGTGCCCCGCAGCCGGAATCCGAATGGGCCGTTCAGGGCGGAGGCGGTATGGGTGGTGGAATGGGTGGAGGTATGGGTCGCAATCAGATGGACGGTGGTCTGAACATGGCCTCACGTCCGGACTACGCGGGCCTGCTCGCAAACGGCCGTCTTCCGTCGAATCCATCGGAGTTCACCATCGAAAAGGGCGAATGGCTCCGAGTCCGATTCATCAACGCCAGCGGGGCGACGACGTTTCGCGTCGGTCTCGGTGGCCATCGACTGAACATCACCCACGCCGATGGCCAGCCCGTCGAACCCGTCACGACCGACTCGTTCGCCTTCGGTCCCGGCGAGCGCTACGATGCAGTCGTCGAAGCGAACAATCCCGGAGCGTGGGCCATCGAGGCCCGGTCGGTCGATGGCGACGAACAACCGGCCACGGCGACGCTGCGCTACGAGGGTGCTACCGGCACTCCACGCAAACCGTCGTTCGATGGCAATCAGCTCGGCTACGGCGACCTTCACGCGGTTGAATCCATCGAGGGGCTACAGGGGTCACCGGACCGGACGTTCGATGTCACCCTCTCGGCAGGCCGCGGTCCGGGAACGTGGCTCATCAACGGCCAGCGATTCCCCGACGCGGACCCGTTTGCCGTGAAGGCTGGCGAGCACGTTCGGATACGGCTGAACAATCGAAGTCCAGTCGCTCACCCAATGCATCTCCACGGACACTTCTTCCACGTCGGCGACGTGCTCAAGGACACGGTGATGGTGCCGGGCCACATGGGCCGGGTCACGATTGACTTCCTCGCGGACAATCCTGGCGAGTGGCTGTTCCACTGTCACAACATCTACCATCTCGACGGCGGTATGGGACGTATCATCGAATACACCGGCTGA
- a CDS encoding SHOCT domain-containing protein, with protein MANSTRTDLATILLVGLAILVLAPMLMMGFAMPMMGGMYGYGAGGNAGLVGLLVPLVVLLVVLGAGYLLVRRVAGHTDSRDTALEELRSAYARGDLSDEEFETRREKLESD; from the coding sequence ATGGCCAACTCTACTCGGACGGACCTTGCGACGATACTACTGGTCGGTCTCGCCATCCTCGTGTTGGCTCCGATGCTCATGATGGGATTCGCAATGCCGATGATGGGTGGGATGTACGGCTATGGCGCGGGCGGGAACGCCGGACTCGTCGGGCTTCTCGTCCCGCTCGTCGTGCTTCTCGTGGTTCTCGGAGCCGGCTATCTCCTCGTCCGTCGCGTAGCCGGCCACACCGACTCGCGTGATACTGCGCTGGAGGAACTCCGGAGCGCCTACGCACGCGGCGACCTCTCCGACGAGGAGTTCGAAACTCGCCGGGAGAAACTCGAAAGCGACTGA
- a CDS encoding potassium channel family protein has product MIPEDESLGAVVADGNVDLLDKAIWTYGALQTISRENKLNQQASEYYVRQHDTQRRQVWARGQYLRWAKAEGARWVMQYGEGIWTVVYTALVVIVLSAVLYPLSAVGGLRRSSSGAALTYATGGPLDPSTVTGIRNLVAILAESLYFSVVTFTTLGYGDWVPLGYAKGLAMAESLIGTFIASLLIYVLARRVMW; this is encoded by the coding sequence ATGATCCCTGAGGACGAGTCACTCGGCGCTGTCGTCGCCGATGGGAACGTTGATCTACTGGATAAGGCGATCTGGACGTACGGCGCACTGCAAACCATTTCCCGAGAGAACAAGCTGAACCAGCAGGCGAGCGAGTATTACGTTCGGCAACACGACACCCAGCGGCGGCAAGTCTGGGCGAGGGGACAGTACCTTCGCTGGGCGAAAGCCGAAGGCGCACGCTGGGTGATGCAGTACGGTGAGGGGATTTGGACCGTGGTCTACACTGCACTCGTGGTGATCGTTCTGAGTGCAGTGCTCTATCCCCTCTCCGCGGTCGGCGGGTTGCGCCGGTCGAGTTCGGGGGCAGCTCTCACCTATGCGACGGGCGGCCCGCTCGATCCCTCCACGGTCACTGGTATCAGGAATTTGGTGGCCATTCTCGCGGAGAGCCTCTACTTCAGCGTCGTTACGTTCACGACGCTCGGCTATGGCGACTGGGTTCCACTCGGGTATGCGAAAGGGCTCGCGATGGCCGAATCGCTCATCGGGACGTTCATCGCATCGCTTCTGATTTACGTACTCGCGCGACGGGTCATGTGGTGA